The Synechococcus sp. MVIR-18-1 region TGTTGGGGAATACGCGGCCATCTTGCTCGCCGCCACCCTTGGCGGAATGATGCTTTGCGGCGCAACAGACCTGGTGAGCGTTTTCGTGTCGCTCGAGACGCTTTCCGTGGCCAGTTATCTGTTGTCGGGATACATGAAGCGTGATGCGCGTAGTTCCGAAGCAGCACTCAAATATTTGTTGGTGGGTTCGGCCGCGGCTGCCGTGTTCCTTTACGGAGCTTCCCTTCTGTATGGCCTGAGTGGCTCAACCAGCCTGGAAGTGATCGGTGAGGCTTTGGTCACGAGTCCCACACCATTAGCCGCTCTAGCTCTGGTCTTTGTCCTTGCCACGGTGGCTTTCAAGATCGCCGCAGTCCCTTTCCACCAGTGGACGCCTGATGTTTATGAGGGGTCACCGACCCCGGTTGTGGCCTTCTTGTCGGTGGGATCTAAAGCTGCAGGTTTTGCCCTAGCCCTCAGGCTTCTCGTTGGCTGTTTTGGAAGTTTTGATACGCAATGGAAACTTCTATTCACCGTTTTGGCGATTCTCAGCATGACGCTGGGCAACGTGGTGGCGTTAGCCCAGACCTCGATGAAGAGGATGCTGGCCTACAGCTCGATTGGACAGGCCGGCTTTGTGATGATCGGCCTTGTGTGCGGCACTGAAGACGGCTTTGCCGCAATGGTGCTCTACATGGCCACCTATCTCTTCATGAATCTTGGTGCATTCGCTTGCATCATCCTGTTCTCGATCAGAACGGGTAGTGACCGGATTTCTGACTATGCGGGCTTGTATCAAAAAGATCCCTTGATTACGCTCGGCCTGAGTCTCTGCCTCCTTTCCCTTGGTGGAATTCCACCGATGCTTGGTTTCTTCGGGAAGATTTATTTATTTTTCGCTGGTTGGGCAGACCACCAATATGTCTTGGTCGTGGTCGGTCTTGTGACATCGGTCATTTCGATCTACTACTACATCGGTGTGATCAAGATGATGGTGGTGAAGGAGCCTCAAGAGGCTTCAGAGGTTGTGAAGGCCTATCCGCCGATCAACTGGAGCACCATTGGGCTTCCTCCCTTGAGAGTGGCTCTCGTGCTTTGCGTCGTCGTGACTGCCGTGGGCGGAATTCTTTCCAACCCGCTGTTTGAGTGGGCCAGCAGCACGGTGGCTGGCACACCTTTGCTTCAGCAGGCAATTGCTACTTCCTCAGGCGCTTCTCTTGGCTGATCTCTTCGATGAAGGCCGACCGGCGGTGGCTCAGCTCCGAGATGTCAGCAAGGTCTATGGATCTGGAGAAACGGAGGTTAGAGCTCTCAATGGGTTGGATCTGGATGTGCTGCGCGGCGACTACTTGGCTGTGATGGGAGCGAGTGGATCGGGCAAGAGCACAGCGATGAATGTTTTGGGCTGCTTGGACCGCCCCACCAGCGGCTCCTATTGGCTCAACGGGAGTGCTGTTGAGCGGCTAGATGACGATGCTTTAGCAGATCTGCGCAACAAGGAGCTGGGTTTTGTGTTTCAGCAGTTCCATCTCCTCCCCCATGCGACAGCACTGGAGAACGTAATGCTGCCAATGATTTATGCCGGCCTTCCATCCTCGGAGCGCGAGCAAAGGGCTGTTGCAGCTCTTGAACAGGTGGGCCTTGGCAAAAGGATGGAAAATCGCCCTAACCAATTGTCGGGTGGTCAGCAGCAGCGGGTGGCCATCGCTAGAGCGATTATCAATAAGCCTGCTCTGCTGTTGGCTGATGAGCCCACCGGTGCTTTGGATTCACGCACCACGCATGATGTTTTGAATTTGTTTGATGAATTGCATGCTCAAGGCATCACAATTGTTCTCGTCACCCATGAAGACGATGTGGCAGCTCGTGCACAGACTGTGATTCACTTTCATGACGGCAAGGTTGAGAGAGTGGCACAAAACCGCATGAATCCAGGCCTTAAAACGCCTTCACCTCATTGAGTTGGGGAGTTATTGAGAATGGCTCAGTTGCCAGAACCTTCTGATCAAACGATTCGAATTCTGCTTGTGGATGACGAAGTCCGCTTAACGGAGTTGTTGCGATTGGAGTTGGACGTTGAGGGGTATGACGTTGAGGTCGCATCTGATGGCGCCACTGGATTAATTAAAGCCAGAAGTCACCCAGAGCCTGAGCTCATTGTTCTGGATTGGAACCTTCCCGATTTCTCCGGTGTGGACATATGCCAGCGAATTCGTAGTAGTGGAGTGACGACTCCAATCTTAATGTTGACGGGTCACGATGATATTGCTGATCGCGTTAAAGCTCTTGATGCTGGTGTTGATGATTATTTGGTGAAACCTTTTTCGATTGAAGAATTAATGGCTCGGTTGAGAGCGATGCAGCGAAGAGCACAAGGCTTTTCGGGCTCAGGGCAGGGGAAGGATGCCGAGTTAACTTTTTTGGCGGTTGGAGGTTTAACAATCAATACCCAAACAAGGGATGTTCATCGTTCTGGGCAAAGAATTCAGCTTTCGGTGAAGGAGTATGAGCTGCTTTGCTTCTTGATGCGTGGAAGCGGAAAAGTCTTGGAACGATCAGAGATTATGAAGGGTGTCTGGGGTGAAGACTTTTACGGAGACGATAACTTGCTTGATGTTTATATCCGCTACTTAAGGCAAAAAGTGGAAAGCAAGGATCTTCCACCTTTAATCCATACCGTTCGTGGCGTTGGATTCATCTTGAGGGATGAAAGTGTTTCCTCCGGCTCTTAAGCAGGTCAGGCTTTGTCTCTCTCGAGACTGTTCATGAGTTGACCAACAAGCAGAGATACGGCATCAGTGCCAGATGCTGTGATCGGGTTGAGATCCAGTTCGCCAGGATCTTTTGCCACCCACCCGTTGCCCTGCTTTGTTCTCAGTTCAAAATGAAGATGGGGTCCCGTGCTGAGGCCGGTGCTTCCGACTCTTCCGATCACCTCACCTTGTTGGACCTTCTGTCCAGATTTCACGTAGATCTCTGAGAGATGTCCATAGAGCGTCCGCCGCCTGGGGGACTTGTGCTCTAACTCCACAGCGATGCCATAGCCCCCGGCGAGTCCACTACTCATGACCGTGCCTGAGAGTGCCGCAATGACAGGCGTTCCTTCTGGGGCAGCCAGGTCTTTTCCTGCATGCATCAACCAACGGCCGATCACGGGATGCTGGCGCATCCCGAATTCACTGGTGGTGATGGCAGAGCCAATGATGGGGAAGAGCAAGCGCTGATCACCATTGCCTGCGATCGCAAGAGGTCTGGGTGAAACGGAGAAAACGGACTCCAAACGAAAGCCATGTCCGGCTCCGGCAAGAAGCGCAGAAACGGGGACCGAGATCGGAGCGAGACGCCGCTGTCTTTGGCTGAACGTTGCACGATTGGAGCGCCCGCGAAAGGCAATGCCAGTGGCGCATTCACGCTTGGAGAGAGCGCCACTTCGACAAGCTTGTTGAAAGCGCGGCACATTGATGGGCTTGGCAACCGCTCCTCTTTCGAGCGTTCGACGCTCTTGCGGAGTGATGATTTGATTGCGTTCGAGGGACTCCAACGAGCGATCGAAGCGCTGGGGTGGCTTGACGCGAAGTTCAGCGGGAGGAAGTAGGGGCGCCTGAGGCGCAGGAAGGCCTTGAGGACTCTGAGGAGCAGAGGGAAGGGTCAGCACCAAGGGAGCAGCAAGCCAGCGCAGGACCACTTCGTTTCAATAGGGTTCTTAAGCGAGATTGTAGAGATTGTCATGGTTGCCATCCGGCCAGCGGGTCCAGCTAGCGCTCCGGGCTCCTTGGCAAAGCTGAAGCGCTCCATTCAGGGCCAATCCTTGGATCTCCCAGATCTCTCCGCTCTGAGGATCCTTAACCTGATTGGCCCAAAGCCGCTTCTCTATCTCACGACGCACAAGCTCTGGACGGTTTGCCAGGGTCTGGATTCTCTCTAAGGCTCTTAATACCTCCACCGTCCAAACGTCTCGACGGGCGCATCCACGTGGCAAGAGGTCGCGAAGGGCAATGGCCCCAACGGGAACCGGGTTGGCCACATTCATCCCAACGCCAATGCGCACCATGCGTAAACGACCACCACGAAAAACCAGTCGAGGAAGCAATCCAGCCAATTTTCGGGAATCGATGAGGAGATCGTTGGGCCATTTGATCCGCACGGGTAGACCCTTCCGTTCCAAGCGTTCACTTAGGGCTAGCGCCACCATCAGGCCGAGCATGTCGGCATGACCGCTGCTCGAATCCCAGGGAAGAGCAGCGCTGATCCAGACCCCTCCGCGGGCTGCCTCCCAGCGGCGGCCACGCTGGCCCTGTCCTTTGGTTTGGTGATCGGCCAGAACAGCTCGAGGACGTTCTCCGCGCCAGGGCACTGACTGAAGCCATTGGCTCAGTTCAAGTTCAGTGCTTGCACAAACTGGTTTGCATTTCAGCCTCCAACCATCAGCTTGTTGTCTGCGCAGGCGATGGATGACTCCTCCTGCCCGTTGGTGATGGTTCAGCACTGCTGTTGCCACCAAGGCGTCAGCCGTGCAACTGCAGCCTCAAGTTCGGCGACTGGACGGACTAAGGCAAGGCGTAGCCAATCACGCCCAGCCTCTCCAAACCCGGAGCCCGGTGTGACCACAACCCCGCAATGCTCGAGAAGCTGAGCGGCCATCTGCTCGTCTCCCCATCCTTGGGCGCGGGCCCAGGCAGGAAGAGGCATCCAGAGATAAAGGGCCATCGATGGCGATGGGACCGACCATCCAAGTCCTGTCAGTGCCGCAAGGGTGCGATCACGCCGTTCGCGGTAGATCGGCAAGAGATTGGCTGGCCAATCGGCGTGATCCGAGAGGGCCACCACAGCGCCCTGCTGAAGCGCCTGACATTGATTGAAATCGATCACGCTTTTGATCTGCCTCAAGGCCGTAATCAGGGGTTCGGCTCCGATTGCGAATGCCAGACGAAAGCCACCAAGGCACCACCCCTTGGAGAGAGAAAAGAACTCGATCCCGCGTTCGCGCCATTGAGGACAACGCAGAAGGGAAGGGGCCTCTCCCTCAAGCGCTAGATCTAGATAAGGGTTGTCGTGGGCGACCACCAGGTCATGGTGTTGGGCCTGACTCATCGCTTCGTCAAGCCAGGATTGTTGACCAACACAGGCTGTGGGGTTATGGGGAAAACCCAGCATCAAGAGTCGCAGTTGATCCCACTGACTGGCTGTGATCGCTTGGAAGTCCGGTGCCCAACCTTGTTCTGGGGTGAGGGGCAGGGTCTGGATGGAAGCATCTGCTAGTTCAAGCCCTCCGCGATGGGAGGGGTAAGACGGATCAAGAATGAGGGCTTGGTCACCTGGGTCTAAGACCGTCAGTGGGAAATGGGCGGTCCCCTCTTGAGATCCAACCAGGAGAAGGACCTCACGCTCAGGATCCACCTTCACATCCAGACGCTGCTCGCACCAGGCTGCTGCGGCCTCTCGAAACGAGGCTGTTGCGGCGTGCAGGCAGTAGGCCGCGCTCCTTGGCTCCTGGAGGTGATCCCCCATGGCCTGCACTGCAGCAGGCGGGGGAAGCAAATCGGTGCATCCCAGGGAGAGGTCGATCAGCGGTTGCTGTTGGTGTGTTGCTCCGAGCTTGTAAGAGCGTTTGCGCTGATCATTCCGATCAAAAACTCCGCTCCCAAGGCGAGCCAGTCGCTTAGAGGTGAGCATCCACAAAGGCTTGTAACTGGGGGCGGGCAATGGCCCCTTCGTGTCGAGCAATTTCCTGGCCGTTCCGGAACAGGATCAGGGTTGGAATGCCTTGAACTTTGAAACCATCGCGGGTGATCGGGTTGCCATCGACTTCGAGCTTGCCCACCAAAAGGCGGCCGGCATAGGTCTCAGAGGCCCAGTCCATCAACGGCGCCATCAACCGGCATGGGCCACACCATGGGGCCCAGAAGTCAACCAAAACGGTCGTGGACGCCTTCAATACCTCCTGCTCGAACGCTGCATCTGTGAAGTCGGAAACAGCTGAAGACACGGGCGGTAGTTGAACTGAATGAATCCTATGAACTCGGCTGCTGAAGGCGCTGATTCATCACAGTTTGTCGATAGATCGACGCAGCTCTTCTAAATCGGCATCCACCTCTTCCACCTTGACCGGTTTCACCTCGGAGTCGGCTGCTGGGAGAGCTGCAGCCTCCGAGCCTCCTTTGACCTGCTTTCGTAAGGCTGCCAATTCATCATCTACATCGTCGCCGCCTTCCAGAGCCGCGAACTGACTATCGAGGTCAGCACCAGCGAGCTCAGCGGCTGCTTGGCTACTGGCTTCGAGAGATTGAACCTTGTCTTCCATGCGCTCGAAGGCAGCCATGGCTGAATTGGTTCCCATGCTGCCAACGGCGCTCTGGAGCTGCTGTTGGGCCTGGGCGGCTTGAGCCCGGGCTTTGAGCATGTCTTTTTTCGTTCGAGCCTCGGCAATCTTTCCCTCTAAAGCGACCAAGCTTTTTTTGAGCGTTTCAACTTGAGCGCTTTGAGCCTGAACTTGTGTGCCAAGAGATGTGGCTGTCTCTTGGAAGGTTTTGCGACGGGTCAGGGCCTCACGCGCTAGTTCATCCTCATTTTTCTTGAGAGCAAGTTCGGCGCGCTCATACCAGGTACGGGCTTGAGACTCGGCCTGCTCTGCCTGGTTTTTGAGCCGTTTTTGACTGGCGATCGCCATGGCAACAGCCTGTCGGAGCTTGACCAGGTCGTCTTGCATATCAGAGACGGCTTGGTCGAGGATCTTGACGGGATCCTCAGCTTTGCTAACGAGATCATTCAGGTTGGCGCGCAGCAGACGGCTGAGCCGGTCGAAGAAACCCATGAATCGTTGCGAGCACTGCCAGAGATTAGCGAGCTGGACCACCTATCCCCACTAAGGTCCAATTTCATTGGATGACGTTATGGGGCGAGCCCCTCGATCCCAACGGCGCCGTTTTGGTCGTGGAGAGGTGTTGGTGCCGCCGCCACCGCCGCCGGTTCAACCTCTTCAGGAGTGCCTGGAGTTTTTGCGGAGCAAATGGAGACGAGAGGGATCACTGGCTGCGCTTTGGCAGGACTGGCCCCAATTGGCGGGGCGTCCCTTGGCGGATCACTGCAAGCCTTTGAATTTGAGCCACGGCGTCCTCACGGTGGGAGCGCGTCACCCGCAATGGCGACAAGCTCTTCAGTACAGCAAACCTCAACTTTTGGCAGCAGTGCGAAGCGCTGGCCATGCCGTGCGCGATCTGAGGATTCAGCAACATCACCCTTCCCCTACGGCAGAGTTAGAGACAGAAGAGAGTGTTTGGGCTCGCCATCCGAGCCGGATCGATGTGCACGGAATGGCGTCATGCCCTTGCTGTGACAGCCCAGCTCCTGCAGGCGAGATGGCGCTCTGGGGCCACTGCGGGTTCTGCCGAAGACTGAAGCTTTCAGAGTCGCTCGGAAGCAGTCAGTAACGTTCAGCCCGAGGCCGTTCCCATGTTGAATGAGCCCCTCTGGAATGGAGCTTTAAAGCTCTTTTATCCAATTCCCTCCTGTCGAATCGAAGAACTTGATAAATTCCAAATTGTCCGAGGGGCTCTGGATTGAGACCCTTCCAATGTTTCTTTTTCATTGTCAGTGAATCAATAACAATTATCGCCGTCTGTGACCCTCCTTTCTTGCTGGTTGGAAACCCTTG contains the following coding sequences:
- a CDS encoding NAD(P)H-quinone oxidoreductase subunit N; translation: MPELGALFLSSQAVAAPGELLNLALHAGTVGPEAAVLVAMIATLLVDLAGEKVSVRWVPPICYAGLGTALVLLALQWNAPLEPSFLGAFLSDHLAIAFRAIVALSTLLSLLISWRYAEQSGTPVGEYAAILLAATLGGMMLCGATDLVSVFVSLETLSVASYLLSGYMKRDARSSEAALKYLLVGSAAAAVFLYGASLLYGLSGSTSLEVIGEALVTSPTPLAALALVFVLATVAFKIAAVPFHQWTPDVYEGSPTPVVAFLSVGSKAAGFALALRLLVGCFGSFDTQWKLLFTVLAILSMTLGNVVALAQTSMKRMLAYSSIGQAGFVMIGLVCGTEDGFAAMVLYMATYLFMNLGAFACIILFSIRTGSDRISDYAGLYQKDPLITLGLSLCLLSLGGIPPMLGFFGKIYLFFAGWADHQYVLVVVGLVTSVISIYYYIGVIKMMVVKEPQEASEVVKAYPPINWSTIGLPPLRVALVLCVVVTAVGGILSNPLFEWASSTVAGTPLLQQAIATSSGASLG
- a CDS encoding ABC transporter ATP-binding protein gives rise to the protein MADLFDEGRPAVAQLRDVSKVYGSGETEVRALNGLDLDVLRGDYLAVMGASGSGKSTAMNVLGCLDRPTSGSYWLNGSAVERLDDDALADLRNKELGFVFQQFHLLPHATALENVMLPMIYAGLPSSEREQRAVAALEQVGLGKRMENRPNQLSGGQQQRVAIARAIINKPALLLADEPTGALDSRTTHDVLNLFDELHAQGITIVLVTHEDDVAARAQTVIHFHDGKVERVAQNRMNPGLKTPSPH
- a CDS encoding response regulator transcription factor; protein product: MAQLPEPSDQTIRILLVDDEVRLTELLRLELDVEGYDVEVASDGATGLIKARSHPEPELIVLDWNLPDFSGVDICQRIRSSGVTTPILMLTGHDDIADRVKALDAGVDDYLVKPFSIEELMARLRAMQRRAQGFSGSGQGKDAELTFLAVGGLTINTQTRDVHRSGQRIQLSVKEYELLCFLMRGSGKVLERSEIMKGVWGEDFYGDDNLLDVYIRYLRQKVESKDLPPLIHTVRGVGFILRDESVSSGS
- a CDS encoding M23 family metallopeptidase yields the protein MVLRWLAAPLVLTLPSAPQSPQGLPAPQAPLLPPAELRVKPPQRFDRSLESLERNQIITPQERRTLERGAVAKPINVPRFQQACRSGALSKRECATGIAFRGRSNRATFSQRQRRLAPISVPVSALLAGAGHGFRLESVFSVSPRPLAIAGNGDQRLLFPIIGSAITTSEFGMRQHPVIGRWLMHAGKDLAAPEGTPVIAALSGTVMSSGLAGGYGIAVELEHKSPRRRTLYGHLSEIYVKSGQKVQQGEVIGRVGSTGLSTGPHLHFELRTKQGNGWVAKDPGELDLNPITASGTDAVSLLVGQLMNSLERDKA
- a CDS encoding biotin--[acetyl-CoA-carboxylase] ligase, which produces MVATAVLNHHQRAGGVIHRLRRQQADGWRLKCKPVCASTELELSQWLQSVPWRGERPRAVLADHQTKGQGQRGRRWEAARGGVWISAALPWDSSSGHADMLGLMVALALSERLERKGLPVRIKWPNDLLIDSRKLAGLLPRLVFRGGRLRMVRIGVGMNVANPVPVGAIALRDLLPRGCARRDVWTVEVLRALERIQTLANRPELVRREIEKRLWANQVKDPQSGEIWEIQGLALNGALQLCQGARSASWTRWPDGNHDNLYNLA
- a CDS encoding aminotransferase class I/II-fold pyridoxal phosphate-dependent enzyme — encoded protein: MLTSKRLARLGSGVFDRNDQRKRSYKLGATHQQQPLIDLSLGCTDLLPPPAAVQAMGDHLQEPRSAAYCLHAATASFREAAAAWCEQRLDVKVDPEREVLLLVGSQEGTAHFPLTVLDPGDQALILDPSYPSHRGGLELADASIQTLPLTPEQGWAPDFQAITASQWDQLRLLMLGFPHNPTACVGQQSWLDEAMSQAQHHDLVVAHDNPYLDLALEGEAPSLLRCPQWRERGIEFFSLSKGWCLGGFRLAFAIGAEPLITALRQIKSVIDFNQCQALQQGAVVALSDHADWPANLLPIYRERRDRTLAALTGLGWSVPSPSMALYLWMPLPAWARAQGWGDEQMAAQLLEHCGVVVTPGSGFGEAGRDWLRLALVRPVAELEAAVARLTPWWQQQC
- the trxA gene encoding thioredoxin, with product MSSAVSDFTDAAFEQEVLKASTTVLVDFWAPWCGPCRLMAPLMDWASETYAGRLLVGKLEVDGNPITRDGFKVQGIPTLILFRNGQEIARHEGAIARPQLQAFVDAHL
- a CDS encoding PspA/IM30 family protein: MGFFDRLSRLLRANLNDLVSKAEDPVKILDQAVSDMQDDLVKLRQAVAMAIASQKRLKNQAEQAESQARTWYERAELALKKNEDELAREALTRRKTFQETATSLGTQVQAQSAQVETLKKSLVALEGKIAEARTKKDMLKARAQAAQAQQQLQSAVGSMGTNSAMAAFERMEDKVQSLEASSQAAAELAGADLDSQFAALEGGDDVDDELAALRKQVKGGSEAAALPAADSEVKPVKVEEVDADLEELRRSIDKL
- a CDS encoding DUF721 domain-containing protein, with protein sequence MGRAPRSQRRRFGRGEVLVPPPPPPVQPLQECLEFLRSKWRREGSLAALWQDWPQLAGRPLADHCKPLNLSHGVLTVGARHPQWRQALQYSKPQLLAAVRSAGHAVRDLRIQQHHPSPTAELETEESVWARHPSRIDVHGMASCPCCDSPAPAGEMALWGHCGFCRRLKLSESLGSSQ